From Montipora foliosa isolate CH-2021 chromosome 6, ASM3666993v2, whole genome shotgun sequence, a single genomic window includes:
- the LOC138006413 gene encoding cytochrome P450 3A9-like, with protein MEDSTKQTDQSTSTTYFSVLIGLGVAAVLYFTFKEVRNEAIRRRINSPGPKPWPFVGNLLEARKFNGYHLMLKHYYEKYGKVFCICLGRQPAVVVADPEILKKILVKDFSKFQNRFSQVQPTGAIGKSVFFARDQAWRRIRATLSPSFTAKKMKGMVSLIEESIDRLMEKVAKVAGTGESVDLLDWFSRVTLEVILSSAFGVQADVLNDERSLLLEKIKEVFRSPWIVDVLRRFPFGIRLIMFVRKVSGRMSFFDQIAADIVQQRRKSGPTQRQDLMDLMLIAHEESVQEGVSKLTDEEIVGQCVIFLLAGYETSSNTLGYIAYQLALNQEVQDKLRQMIKRAVDSNPDSTLYEIAQDIEYLDCVINEALRLHPPVAQVNRECAEDYEWNGIRIPAGLEVIVPVYSIHRDAEVWPDPEKFNPERFRSPAKDSRSPYHFMPFGLGPRSCIGMRFALMEVKITLVRFLMKYKIMRSPETQVPLKIVSGGTLYAKNGVHVRIEPL; from the exons ATGGAGGACAGCACTAAGCAGACGGATCAATCCACAAGTACCACATATTTCAGTGTTTTGATAGGCCTCGGCGTTGCTGCTGTCTTGTATTTCACCTTTAAAGAAGTACGTAATGAAGCCATCCGTAGAAGAATCAATTCTCCTGGTCCCAAGCCGTGGCCCTTCGTGGGAAATTTACTCGAGGCTAGGAAATTCAACGGATATCATCTCATGCTGAAGCACTATTATGAGAAGTATGGCAAGGTTTTCTGTATTTGCCTTGGTAGACAGCCTGCAGTAGTCGTTGCCGATCCTGAAATCCTGAAAAAGATTCTGGTGAAAGATTTTAGCAAATTCCAAAATCGTTTCAGTCAAGTCCAGCCAACAGGTGCCATTGGCAAGAGCGTGTTCTTCGCGCGCGATCAAGCGTGGAGGCGCATTCGCGCGACCCTATCACCTTCCTTCACCGCAAAGAAAATGAAGGGAATGGTGTCATTGATCGAGGAATCGATTGACAGATTGATGGAGAAGGTGGCAAAAGTTGCTGGTACAG GAGAATCTGTGGATTTGTTAGATTGGTTTAGTAGAGTTACACTCGAAGTTATACTTTCCAGTGCGTTTGGTGTCCAAGCCGACGTCCTGAACGACGAGCGAAGCCTGTTGTTagagaaaattaaagaagtgTTCAGATCGCCTTGGATAGTTGATGTGTTGAGACGGTTTCCATTTGGAATTCGTTTAATAATGTTTGTTAGGAAAGTCTCTGGAAGAATGAGTTTCTTCGACCAAATCGCTGCAGACATAGTGCAGCAACGCAGGAAGTCTGGCCCGACGCAGAGGCAAGACTTGATGGATCTAATGCTCATAGCCCATGAGGAATCTGTCCAAGAAGGAGTGTCCAAACTCACAGACGAGGAAATTGTCGGCCAGTGCGTCATCTTTCTGTTGGCTGGCTACGAAACGTCAAGCAACACTCTAGGTTACATAGCCTACCAGCTTGCTTTAAATCAAGAAGTACAAGATAAGTTACGACAAATGATCAAACGAGCAGTTGATTCTAACCCGGACAGCACACTGTACGAAATTGCGCAAGACATCGAGTACTTGGACTGCGTTATTAACGAAGCGCTACGATTGCATCCACCGGTTGCCCAAGTGAACCGAGAATGCGCCGAAGATTACGAATGGAACGGCATACGTATTCCCGCAGGACTCGAAGTCATTGTTCCCGTCTATTCCATTCATCGGGATGCCGAAGTTTGGCCCGACCCGGAAAAGTTCAATCCTGAGAGATTCCGAAGTCCAGCCAAAGATAGTCGTAGCCCGTACCACTTTATGCCTTTTGGTCTTGGCCCAAGAAGCTGCATTGGAATGAGATTCGCTTTGATGGAAGTAAAGATAACACTGGTAAGATTCCTGATGAAATACAAGATTATGCGATCACCCGAGACCCAAGTACCCTTAAAAATTGTAAGCGGTGGCACTTTGTACGCAAAAAATGGAGTTCACGTGCGTATAGAGCCCCTTTAG
- the LOC138008562 gene encoding homeobox protein EMX1-like: MHAYEGSQSSFINSMYRPNSALQPSTGTQSYASYKSQTEYPMAVRFDSHPLHSLSAYNSGSFSFYPCASSHRYVHDLNCSYTAGTLHSGFVACRRPKRIRTAFTPTQLLHLENAFEKNHYIVGTERKQLASFLNLSETQIKVWFQNRRTKWKRQQAEEKASSQPTKSSGAGINMAECHSLSNGQVSKEDNDHVV; the protein is encoded by the exons ATGCATGCTTATGAGGGATCTCAGTCGTCCTTTATCAATTCCATGTACAGACCTAACTCCGCACTTCAGCCCTCGACCGGAACACAAAGCTATGCAAGCTACAAGTCGCAAACTGAATACCCCATGGCTGTCAGGTTCGATTCGCATCCCTTGCACAGCTTATCGGCTTACAACTCTGGTTCGTTTTCCTTCTATCCGTGCGCCTCGAGTCATCGATATGTGCACGACTTAAACTGCAGCTACACTGCTGGCACGCTCCACAGTG GTTTTGTAGCGTGTCGCCGGCCCAAGAGGATACGAACGGCATTCACTCCAACCCAGCTTTTACATTTGGAAAATGCTTTCGAGAAGAACCATTACATCGTTGGAACAGAGCGAAAACAACTTGCATCATTCCTGAATCTATCCGAGACTCAAATCAAAGTTTGGTTTCAAAACCGAAGAACAAAATGGAAGCGCCAACAAGCCGAGGAAAAAGCTTCATCACAGCCTACGAAAAGCTCTGGTGCAGGGATAAACATGGCCGAATGTCACAGTTTGAGCAATGGCCAAGTGTCGAAGGAAGACAACGATCACGTTGTGTGA
- the LOC138006414 gene encoding uncharacterized protein isoform X3, giving the protein MSFQRHRPVLLPGTAAYSWPKSRPAGLTTLEMDFAGQRAASTRKSRIRNLPPIIDKSRLGNLNAGVTNERQAKDQTCWAKSWAKERAEQTNVHSKDITDCMSHSRMKHFRSLDSLSKSTRKKNEVVAMNEKEAMLFKRLKGIYANSTERTLQAQRLQKSINRLQTRSIHSEIDCSMKEYSRKLEEDKRNRSELKRLRDRYSKDRERRHRSSYVSLTALQCPRVSREAYGLPEEGDEDRQSGVTQHTQEKLRDIWKNAMRRAALVDKIIRKMTKEKDPLPQIRVRRQSIAQRGTRTPSPRQEREELPRDSEETANRLEVMLGEIDAMSTVLSESDEDLADTDEEFDD; this is encoded by the exons ATGTCATTTCAGAGGCATCGTCCTGTGTTGCTGCCCGGCACAGCGGCCTATAGCTGGCCAAAGTCGAGACCTGCCGGAC TTACTACTTTAGAAATGGACTTTGCTGGTCAGCGTGCAGCTTCTACTCGAAAATCACGAATCAGAAACCTTCCACCGATCATAGATAAGTCCCGGCTAGGAAACCTAAATGCTGGAGTTACAAACGAAAGACAAGCCAAAGACCAAACCTGCTGGGCCAAGAGTTGGGCAAAGGAACGCGCCGAACAAACCAACGTTCATTCTAAAGATATTACAGATTGCATGTCACACAGCAGAATGAAACATTTTCGTTCCTTGGACAGCTTAAGTAAATCAACGCGAAAGAAGAACGAAGTGGTGGCGATGAACGAAAAAGAGGCAATGTTATTTAAAAGACTCAAAGGGATCTACGCCAATTCCACAGaaagaactttgcaagcacAACGATTACAGAAAAGTATTAATCGACTTCAAACGAGAAGTATTCACTCAGAAATAGACTGTAGTATGAAAGAGTACAGCAGAaaacttgaagaagataaaagaaataGATCAGAGCTGAAACGTTTGAGGGACAGGTATTCAAAAGATAGGGAACGCCGTCATAGGAGTTCCTACGTGAGTTTGACCGCATTGCAGTGTCCTCGCGTGTCACGTGAAGCCTATGGTTTGCCCGAAGAGGGTGACGAAGACAGGCAGTCTGGCGTGACGCAACATACTCAGGAGAAGTTGCGTGACATCTGGAAAAATGCTATGAGACGTGCAGCCTTGGTTGataaaataataagaaaaatGACGAAAGAGAAAGATCCGTTACCTCAAATTAGAGTAAGAAGGCAAAGTATTGCTCAAAGAGGAACAAGAACCCCGAGTCCAAGACAAGAAAGAGAAG AGCTACCTCGAGATTCAGAAGAAACGGCGAACCGTCTTGAAGTTATGCTCGGAGAAATCGATGCCATGTCGACAG TTTTGTCGGAATCAGACGAAGATCTGGCCGATACCGACGAGGAATTCGATGATTAG
- the LOC138006414 gene encoding uncharacterized protein isoform X4, with amino-acid sequence MDFAGQRAASTRKSRIRNLPPIIDKSRLGNLNAGVTNERQAKDQTCWAKSWAKERAEQTNVHSKDITDCMSHSRMKHFRSLDSLSKSTRKKNEVVAMNEKEAMLFKRLKGIYANSTERTLQAQRLQKSINRLQTRSIHSEIDCSMKEYSRKLEEDKRNRSELKRLRDRYSKDRERRHRSSYVSLTALQCPRVSREAYGLPEEGDEDRQSGVTQHTQEKLRDIWKNAMRRAALVDKIIRKMTKEKDPLPQIRVRRQSIAQRGTRTPSPRQEREELPRDSEETANRLEVMLGEIDAMSTVLSESDEDLADTDEEFDD; translated from the exons ATGGACTTTGCTGGTCAGCGTGCAGCTTCTACTCGAAAATCACGAATCAGAAACCTTCCACCGATCATAGATAAGTCCCGGCTAGGAAACCTAAATGCTGGAGTTACAAACGAAAGACAAGCCAAAGACCAAACCTGCTGGGCCAAGAGTTGGGCAAAGGAACGCGCCGAACAAACCAACGTTCATTCTAAAGATATTACAGATTGCATGTCACACAGCAGAATGAAACATTTTCGTTCCTTGGACAGCTTAAGTAAATCAACGCGAAAGAAGAACGAAGTGGTGGCGATGAACGAAAAAGAGGCAATGTTATTTAAAAGACTCAAAGGGATCTACGCCAATTCCACAGaaagaactttgcaagcacAACGATTACAGAAAAGTATTAATCGACTTCAAACGAGAAGTATTCACTCAGAAATAGACTGTAGTATGAAAGAGTACAGCAGAaaacttgaagaagataaaagaaataGATCAGAGCTGAAACGTTTGAGGGACAGGTATTCAAAAGATAGGGAACGCCGTCATAGGAGTTCCTACGTGAGTTTGACCGCATTGCAGTGTCCTCGCGTGTCACGTGAAGCCTATGGTTTGCCCGAAGAGGGTGACGAAGACAGGCAGTCTGGCGTGACGCAACATACTCAGGAGAAGTTGCGTGACATCTGGAAAAATGCTATGAGACGTGCAGCCTTGGTTGataaaataataagaaaaatGACGAAAGAGAAAGATCCGTTACCTCAAATTAGAGTAAGAAGGCAAAGTATTGCTCAAAGAGGAACAAGAACCCCGAGTCCAAGACAAGAAAGAGAAG AGCTACCTCGAGATTCAGAAGAAACGGCGAACCGTCTTGAAGTTATGCTCGGAGAAATCGATGCCATGTCGACAG TTTTGTCGGAATCAGACGAAGATCTGGCCGATACCGACGAGGAATTCGATGATTAG
- the LOC138006414 gene encoding uncharacterized protein isoform X1, which produces MTSVTNISRAELQLGLFVVEVAKDKSSQIQPAPRKNWEVWMSFQRHRPVLLPGTAAYSWPKSRPAGLTTLEMDFAGQRAASTRKSRIRNLPPIIDKSRLGNLNAGVTNERQAKDQTCWAKSWAKERAEQTNVHSKDITDCMSHSRMKHFRSLDSLSKSTRKKNEVVAMNEKEAMLFKRLKGIYANSTERTLQAQRLQKSINRLQTRSIHSEIDCSMKEYSRKLEEDKRNRSELKRLRDRYSKDRERRHRSSYVSLTALQCPRVSREAYGLPEEGDEDRQSGVTQHTQEKLRDIWKNAMRRAALVDKIIRKMTKEKDPLPQIRVRRQSIAQRGTRTPSPRQEREELPRDSEETANRLEVMLGEIDAMSTVLSESDEDLADTDEEFDD; this is translated from the exons ATGACATCGGTTACTAACATCAGCAGAGCGGAGTTACAACTCGGGCTTTTTGTCGTAGAAGTGGCCAAAGACAAAAG TTCCCAGATCCAGCCGGCGCCAAGGAAAAATTGGGAGGTTTGGATGTCATTTCAGAGGCATCGTCCTGTGTTGCTGCCCGGCACAGCGGCCTATAGCTGGCCAAAGTCGAGACCTGCCGGAC TTACTACTTTAGAAATGGACTTTGCTGGTCAGCGTGCAGCTTCTACTCGAAAATCACGAATCAGAAACCTTCCACCGATCATAGATAAGTCCCGGCTAGGAAACCTAAATGCTGGAGTTACAAACGAAAGACAAGCCAAAGACCAAACCTGCTGGGCCAAGAGTTGGGCAAAGGAACGCGCCGAACAAACCAACGTTCATTCTAAAGATATTACAGATTGCATGTCACACAGCAGAATGAAACATTTTCGTTCCTTGGACAGCTTAAGTAAATCAACGCGAAAGAAGAACGAAGTGGTGGCGATGAACGAAAAAGAGGCAATGTTATTTAAAAGACTCAAAGGGATCTACGCCAATTCCACAGaaagaactttgcaagcacAACGATTACAGAAAAGTATTAATCGACTTCAAACGAGAAGTATTCACTCAGAAATAGACTGTAGTATGAAAGAGTACAGCAGAaaacttgaagaagataaaagaaataGATCAGAGCTGAAACGTTTGAGGGACAGGTATTCAAAAGATAGGGAACGCCGTCATAGGAGTTCCTACGTGAGTTTGACCGCATTGCAGTGTCCTCGCGTGTCACGTGAAGCCTATGGTTTGCCCGAAGAGGGTGACGAAGACAGGCAGTCTGGCGTGACGCAACATACTCAGGAGAAGTTGCGTGACATCTGGAAAAATGCTATGAGACGTGCAGCCTTGGTTGataaaataataagaaaaatGACGAAAGAGAAAGATCCGTTACCTCAAATTAGAGTAAGAAGGCAAAGTATTGCTCAAAGAGGAACAAGAACCCCGAGTCCAAGACAAGAAAGAGAAG AGCTACCTCGAGATTCAGAAGAAACGGCGAACCGTCTTGAAGTTATGCTCGGAGAAATCGATGCCATGTCGACAG TTTTGTCGGAATCAGACGAAGATCTGGCCGATACCGACGAGGAATTCGATGATTAG
- the LOC138006414 gene encoding uncharacterized protein isoform X2, which produces MKNQRPQTCHLVSNRPCSQIQPAPRKNWEVWMSFQRHRPVLLPGTAAYSWPKSRPAGLTTLEMDFAGQRAASTRKSRIRNLPPIIDKSRLGNLNAGVTNERQAKDQTCWAKSWAKERAEQTNVHSKDITDCMSHSRMKHFRSLDSLSKSTRKKNEVVAMNEKEAMLFKRLKGIYANSTERTLQAQRLQKSINRLQTRSIHSEIDCSMKEYSRKLEEDKRNRSELKRLRDRYSKDRERRHRSSYVSLTALQCPRVSREAYGLPEEGDEDRQSGVTQHTQEKLRDIWKNAMRRAALVDKIIRKMTKEKDPLPQIRVRRQSIAQRGTRTPSPRQEREELPRDSEETANRLEVMLGEIDAMSTVLSESDEDLADTDEEFDD; this is translated from the exons TTCCCAGATCCAGCCGGCGCCAAGGAAAAATTGGGAGGTTTGGATGTCATTTCAGAGGCATCGTCCTGTGTTGCTGCCCGGCACAGCGGCCTATAGCTGGCCAAAGTCGAGACCTGCCGGAC TTACTACTTTAGAAATGGACTTTGCTGGTCAGCGTGCAGCTTCTACTCGAAAATCACGAATCAGAAACCTTCCACCGATCATAGATAAGTCCCGGCTAGGAAACCTAAATGCTGGAGTTACAAACGAAAGACAAGCCAAAGACCAAACCTGCTGGGCCAAGAGTTGGGCAAAGGAACGCGCCGAACAAACCAACGTTCATTCTAAAGATATTACAGATTGCATGTCACACAGCAGAATGAAACATTTTCGTTCCTTGGACAGCTTAAGTAAATCAACGCGAAAGAAGAACGAAGTGGTGGCGATGAACGAAAAAGAGGCAATGTTATTTAAAAGACTCAAAGGGATCTACGCCAATTCCACAGaaagaactttgcaagcacAACGATTACAGAAAAGTATTAATCGACTTCAAACGAGAAGTATTCACTCAGAAATAGACTGTAGTATGAAAGAGTACAGCAGAaaacttgaagaagataaaagaaataGATCAGAGCTGAAACGTTTGAGGGACAGGTATTCAAAAGATAGGGAACGCCGTCATAGGAGTTCCTACGTGAGTTTGACCGCATTGCAGTGTCCTCGCGTGTCACGTGAAGCCTATGGTTTGCCCGAAGAGGGTGACGAAGACAGGCAGTCTGGCGTGACGCAACATACTCAGGAGAAGTTGCGTGACATCTGGAAAAATGCTATGAGACGTGCAGCCTTGGTTGataaaataataagaaaaatGACGAAAGAGAAAGATCCGTTACCTCAAATTAGAGTAAGAAGGCAAAGTATTGCTCAAAGAGGAACAAGAACCCCGAGTCCAAGACAAGAAAGAGAAG AGCTACCTCGAGATTCAGAAGAAACGGCGAACCGTCTTGAAGTTATGCTCGGAGAAATCGATGCCATGTCGACAG TTTTGTCGGAATCAGACGAAGATCTGGCCGATACCGACGAGGAATTCGATGATTAG